AGTTTGGAAAAATTGATCAGGGCATCATCTCTTACTGGATTCATGCCCACCACGCTCGAAAGCCCTTGAAGTACATTGGGTTTGGAGGCAGTGGGTATCAAGTTCGGGACTTCTTTGATCCGCTGGATCTGGTACCGCTGTTGATCCGGCAGATAGATTCTCCTGATCGACAGGTTTCCCGGGTGATTAATCTGGGAGGTGGAAACAAAATCAGTCTGTCTCTGGCCGAACTTACAGCATGGTGCAATGAGCGATTTGGAAAGCATGCGGTGTTGGGGTCGGACGAAATCCGAGCATTCGACATTCCCTGGGTGGTGATGGATGCGAGCGAAGCGCGCACAGCCTGGCAATGGGAGCCGAAAATGGGCCGCGATCACATACTGGAATCGATAGCCCTGCACGCAGAATCTAATGGGAACTGGCTTGATCTGGCAGAGAGTTGAAGCAAGGCTGTTTGCGTCATGAAATCACCCGACCCCGTCAAACGCGATCCGCTGAGGCTGTATTCCGTTGTCATACCCGCGCGGGATGAGGAAGAGAGCCTTGAACCGATGCTGCGCGAGTTGAGTGAAACCTTTCGTAATCGCCAAATCCCGCACGAAATCGTGGTTGTGGATGACGGCAGTATGGATGGAACCTGGCAGCTTCTGCAGCGCCTGAGCGCTGAAATACCCGAACTCGCGCCCGTGCAAAACAAGGGTCTCAATGGCTTTGGCCGGGCGATCATTTATGGACTCGATTGCGCGACTGGGGATGCGGTGGTCATCATGATGGCGGACGCCTCGGACGATCCGGTGGACGCTGTCGCCTATTGGGATCTTCTCAATGCGGGCTATGACTGTGCGTTTGGCAGCCGGTTTGTGGCAGGTGGTTCAGTGGTGGACTACCCCCGAGTGAAACTGTTTGTCAATCGCATGGCCAACCTGTTTCTCAAGCTGCTGTTCAACATGAAGCTGAACGATACCACGAATGCCTTCAAAGCCTACCGCATGGAAGTCATTGAGGGTTGCCGTCCACTCATCTCACCCCATTTTAATCTCACGGTTGAAATCCCACTCAAGGCCATGGTTCGGGGATATTCCTGGCAGATTCGTCCGATCAGCTGGAAAAACCGCAAGGCAGGCGTTCCCAAGCTGAAAATCAAGGAAATGGGGAGCCGTTACCTTTTCATCTGCCTCTACGTTTGGTTGGAAAAGTATTTCAGTCGGGGTGATTATGATCGCTCGGTGTTTCAGCAACAGCGTGAGCGCCGCAAGCTCGCGCTCAGCGGGAAATCGAACCCGTCCTGATCGTTTGAATTCCTGACTATTGTCTTCAATCATGCCCACCTATCTCTATCAGACGATCTGTGATGACGGCAGCGAAGGAGAGGTGTTTGAATGCACACACTCCATGCAGGACCTGCTCGAATTTCACCCTGAAACCGGAGAGCGGGTGCGCCGGGTTTATTCCGTCCCCAACCTTGCGACGCGCTATACTCCCGGACATACCCGACAACTGCTTTCCAATGAGAACCTCGAGCGCAAGGGCTTTACCAAATATCAGAAGGATAGGGTCAGTGGAAGGTATCACAAGGTCGTCGGTGAGGGTCCACGCGTCATCGACCGACCCCCTCCGGGAGCACTTTGAATTGTGTGCGATTGCGCACTC
Above is a genomic segment from Puniceicoccaceae bacterium containing:
- a CDS encoding glycosyltransferase family 2 protein, whose protein sequence is MKSPDPVKRDPLRLYSVVIPARDEEESLEPMLRELSETFRNRQIPHEIVVVDDGSMDGTWQLLQRLSAEIPELAPVQNKGLNGFGRAIIYGLDCATGDAVVIMMADASDDPVDAVAYWDLLNAGYDCAFGSRFVAGGSVVDYPRVKLFVNRMANLFLKLLFNMKLNDTTNAFKAYRMEVIEGCRPLISPHFNLTVEIPLKAMVRGYSWQIRPISWKNRKAGVPKLKIKEMGSRYLFICLYVWLEKYFSRGDYDRSVFQQQRERRKLALSGKSNPS
- a CDS encoding FmdB family transcriptional regulator; the encoded protein is MPTYLYQTICDDGSEGEVFECTHSMQDLLEFHPETGERVRRVYSVPNLATRYTPGHTRQLLSNENLERKGFTKYQKDRVSGRYHKVVGEGPRVIDRPPPGAL